Genomic segment of Phycodurus eques isolate BA_2022a chromosome 13, UOR_Pequ_1.1, whole genome shotgun sequence:
GAGAGCCGCAATTCAGTTCCCGACTATGACTAAGCTGCTTGTAAACATGGTCGACGTCATTGGCAGCATCAACACTGTAAAGCAGTAGTGGAAGAAGCAATGACCAAAAGTTACAATCTAAATTCCAATATTTTGTTccattaaattgtattaatttattcccaacaggcTATTCTCCTAGTAGTGTTTCGTAGCCTCTCtctgtatgatgtattttatttttaggtctATTTCGTCACAAACTATTCCATATGATGTTCGTGTCACAGTTGTGTGCCATTAGATTGcttttttgtatagtattgaatTGTTTCTATAATTGTGTCGTGTTGGTAGTAGTAGAGATGGATTAAGTTAGTTGgttaagtccccactgaaggcccaggtaccaaatgtacAACCACCCCTGCTGTAAAGAGTATGAACGAGTTCTTGTTGTGTGTGAACTTACCAAGAGTTTTTCTCCTGCTTGGTCGTACGCTGACCTCCACTTGCTGCCGCAGGGTATCATGTTTCGAGCCCCCCATGGCACTAGGGCAGGCCGCCACCGCCACCTCTCCCCTTCTTCACACCATGCTGTTGTTCTGGCGGCCCCTCCAGGCGTACTCGGCGGTCCTCGCTGCTTTGCTAGATGCGTGCGAGTCTTTGCCGCATCGCCCGTTCTGCGGATACCGCGGAGGCTTTTGAGTCCTCGAGTGCATCGTTGTGCTGTTCCCCACGACAATTTCAGGGTTTAGGTTCTGCGAACGGAACTCCAGGTTGTCCGCTTTGTAATCATGGTCCGGCAGAGGCGGATGCCCATTTACATGTTTGTGGTCCTTTGTGTGACCAGGCGGAGTGAAGCAGCGGGTTTTGACCACGGATGCCATGTGAACTGGGGATGGAGAGTTTGTTCTCAGGATGATGCACTCCTCGTCGGAGCGCCTCGACCACTCGATCGGGGCGGCCTTGCGACTGGATGGGGGCGACACTGCAAGTTCCCCTCGATGAGCAGCTGCGTGAACGTTGCTTGACGACCCACAAGCAACGCTTTGAGGCTCCTCGCCGAGGCCCATATTGGCTGTGAGATGATCAATCTGCTCGATGACCTAATGGAAACAAATGGATTGTCTCATAGAAATGCACTGATTCTCTAAATCTCCTAGAACCTTAGTATAAGAAAAAACTCTTTATAGCGGCTGTCTTTGGAACACACCCCTCAGACATTTGGCCTATTTTTGAGGAAGAtccttttctgttccagcatgactcTGGTCCATCAATGACTGCTAACCTCACAAATTATCTTCTGGgtgaatggacaaaaaaatcCCCACACCCATGTAATTTTATTACGAGAAGACTGTGGCCAGGTAAATTCTATGATGTTTCGCTGCTAAagcacaattatatatatatatatatatatatataatatatatatacatataatatatatataattgtgctatatatatacacacactgtagATATGTAAATTATTCATTGTGAGAACACTTTGAGATCTGCGCTGGTTTCCAAAGGATCTTACATATAAGACTGTACAGAATAGTCACAAATACGACCATAGACAACGCTagcaaataaagacaaaagaaaacaaaggtgcagcaacagaaaaacaagaaaaaaagcaacaacaacaaaagttacAAATCAACAGGCAAAACAAGGGTTATATCAAGCAATGTAAAGTAATAATGTTAATGTTAGTCTCACTGGATCAGTTGCAAACAGGCAGAATTATGGACAGGCAATTATATTAGAAGTTGTAAGGGTGTTGTTGAAGTTTTGACTGACAAGTACGGTGATTTCCAAAATAAGAAAACAGAGAGCatgtttaaataaagaaaatgaggATATGGATCGGATATTTAGTGTCAGGCTCCCCAGGAACCTTCCAAAAAGACTCCTACCTCTTTCATCTCCACGTGAACTTGCTTCAAACCCCCCAACACGTCCTCCAGATCTGTCACCACTTGTCGAATCTGATCCCTCACTGAATCCTGCCCTCTTGGTTGCTTCCCCAATTCCGAACCTTGGGACTGGTGCTGGTTGGAGACTGGCGCTTCCGTACTGATGACGACTGGGCTTCGGATGAAAATCCCCTTCGGTTTTTCTCGGTTCAAGTGCTTTTGTGGGACTTCCGTTGGGAAGAACCCTCTGTGAGGGTGTCCATTACAATTTGATCCACCAGAGTCATAATGGGTATCTCTTCGCTTTGAGGGTCCAGGCTTTGGTGCGCAGTGTCCGTTAACCATGGGAAAGGGATGATCCAAATTGCCATTTTGTGGGGTGCAAGCAGAACCATCCTCCCCTTCGTCCACAAATGCATCATAGAACATAGTCCGGCTATATCCATACGCTTGACCGTTGACCCGCAGATGAGGGAGTGGATGTGGTATCTGGAAGTGAAAGGGATTTGCCCTGGTGTGGTTGTATGTGGTCACACAGTCACACTGCTCCCTGAAAGATGGGCAATGTCTCGTGCCAGGCTCCGGCGAGTGGCTCCACTGGGCAGGCTTCAACTCCCATGGGGGACTGAATCGGGCCAAGTCACTTGACTGGCTGAGAGGGCCCAGAAACACAGGCCGTCTCTGAGGGTTGTAATGACTGCCTCTGGATACCCTCCCCCCTGCGTCCTTAACCCAAAGAGGCTGGGTGTCTCTGGGGCCATCCAGATGTGGGTGGTCTGGCTGTTTGCAGGACGCTGCTTGGTATCTTGGTACACCATGGCGGGCGCAGCGCTGGCAGGGGCACAGACCAGCGGTGCCGTTGGGCTGGAGAAATCGCTGGTGTCCTGTTGCTTGCGAGCCTTCTGTATACATGTCCAAAGAGGCTCGCGTGGAAAATGGTTCCGAAAAACCTCCAATGGCTCCGTAAAGTCCCGTCATTCACTCATTCTGTTTTCCTCATCCAGTACCTCCAGAAGAGCAAACTTGTCCCCCTAAACACCACCTCTTCTCCCTCCACCCAAGACGTCTCCCTCCCCTTCCTTCCTGTCTGTTGTTTCCCCCACTTCTCCTCTCCAGCTCTTTtcttcccctctctcttttctttctcccaACTTTTTCCTTCTTCCTCTCTCCTGAACGGTgcccctctcctcctcctccctccttgcCTCCCTCTCTTGTCTGTCTTTCTACCGCTCACGCTTCCCTGTTCTGTCTAATttgctgcctcaggagtctctctccgtttctctctctctctctctctctctgtattcCGGCTTCTTCCCCTCCCCTCCACtctcctccacctccttctttctttctccaccTCTTACTCAGTCTTCATCCGCTCACATATAGTTGTCGTACCTGGATTTTTGAAGCCCCTCTTTCGTCTCCTCATGAAATCCTGAAGTCCTGCGGTAACGGGCTCCATATGGCTTTGGACCTCTCGGAGAAAGACAGCCAGGTCTGGAGCCCAGCTCATTAGCCCAACTGAAGTCCTGCAATGCACGGCGCAATTAAAACACTGCCCGAGATTCCTTGGCCAGAGACGGCGCAAGAGAGGAGGGGATTGTAGGGAAGGGGGTGGGAGgagagaagcaaaaaaaaaaaaaaaaaaagggggtagGTGGGGTTTCCAACAACGCCGGCATGGAAGTGGGCAGCACTCTGATTCAAGGAGACATTGACACTGCCTGGAACATTCCGCACCACACGCTTGCGCGCTACCTACAtcggactgtttttttttttgtccttttcaatCCATCTTTATCGGCACGTTTGCACCTTATGTGTGGGGAAAGAGATCCTTACACCCattttccattcagttgtatAGACAAGAAATTCAATTTAACTGAGGTGGCAAAGTACTCACACACTTGCATTGTACTTACGTACAGATActtcaacaaaatgtaaaaagtgaaattaattTTCATTCTCACTGTATTTACAAGGGTTCAATAACTTGGTACAACGAAAACAATAAAGAACTTCTCTGCACACAAActagtttccctcttttattaattTCCATAGTGTTCTaactgagaagaagaaaaaaatcactggCGACACTATAAAAATAACGTGTTCCCATGCCTTTgctaatgttttaaactgattaaaataaaaaaagataaagaagCTCATTATAACGAGTGAAATCAAAATGCGAGGCAAAATGTAATCACttccaaatgttgaaaaagcaacaaaactttttttttcaagaatttcaaGCACCCACTGACATCCTGTTAAAATATGAGTTTCAAAAACTGCTATTCAAAAGTCAGAGGTGTGAAACATTGACGCATagcattaattaaataaataaagcattttccaaaatttcaaGCTACTCATGATTATTTTGAGGTTAAGCTCTAATCTTAAAAATTCAAGCACTTCTTCAACCTTGGAAATTCAACTTTCCAGCATTTTTAGCACCAATTTCCACCCTTGATACTTAATTTTCAAACACCTCTCAAACTTTAAGGAGGCAACTAAAaagttaataattaaaaaaaaaaaaaaaaaaaaaaaagtcaaacacctGTACAAACCCTGTTTATAATTTTTCATGATCACTTCTTAATTATTGAAAACGCACCATTTTCAAGCAGACCCTGTTACAAGAACTATTATCCAAAATTCAAGCACATCTCAAACGGGAATGAACACACCTCAAACCATAAttcaagattttcttttttttttttacaaatttcaaGCACCTGTACGTACAGTGCATATGACAGCTTGTAATCACTTCTTAAatcttaaaaacattaaaatgtaatctTTTACAGCAATTTCAAGCAGACCCTGTTACGTTCCAAACCTTGAAATCACAATTGTTGAGTTTCAACCCTGCAGAGTTTTAAAATAGCAGTTGAGAGTTCATTCCACTACATCTAAATCTTCTCTTTGAAGGAACAAAACAGAAGAAACCTTTGAAGCACAGTACGACTAAACACTTCAGAGTAACGTGGCTTCGCTGAGGTCCTCATGTCCTCGCCAAGTGCAGTCAGCgtcttttttcaaagaaaataacaGGAACTCTGGTAACAATGGGTTCTGCGGAGGAGCACTGTACAGAGAGTAAGCGCAGAGGAGGATGAAGGGGGTTCATTTGTCCCAGCAGGAGGACGAGCAGTCTGCTCCCATCTGCTAATTGTGTTTGTAGCGGAAACGCAGCTGGCGGGACTTTTACATCCATTTAGAAATTGCCACTTTTAATGTTTATCtatattattactgtatgtaatggTCACTTGACTTGTTAGTGCATTTTGTCTGCAATCACTCATAATTATGTAGAGAAAGACAAACTGGCATGTTGCAGATTTGCCAGGAAGTATTGCGAGCAATCTGGTTCTAGTTTTTCTTAAAGGCTATTCAGCCTACTTTGAATGCCAGCCGAAACACCGCATTCAAATTTGTGTGCTTTTATAATCACATGTTCGGTGTACTAGAAATGCGGTTGCCAACCACCAAGTCGCGGACCTGTACTGGTCTGTGGGATATTTGGCACCAAGAAATATGCATTCTAtatgtttcattttgaaaatctgTCGCATAGGTTGAATCGACttggacattgttttttttccggaGGCCAATCTCCGACAGatgtttttgcagatttaagTGGGTGAAAAGCTCCAACCTCCTCAGATGAGGTCGGCCTTGTTTGAGTCACACCCCAGTGTGGGTACATTACCTCCTGCGGTGCAGCCTTGATTGTGAAGTACCAGGCATCCTTGGATTGGCATGATGTTTTATTTCTGggaagaaataaagtaatatcTGGCAAGTAATCAACACTGCATCCGTTTTGGGGTGTTCGAACCTCAAGGTTCCACTTTTAGTCTTTTTGAGTTTAGTCAGTGTCCAGTGACTGTGGCTAAAAAGGATTTCATGTGATAATGTACATGAGCACAAAGAGACCTCAGGGTGCTGCAGCCAATTTGTCTTGATGTGCCGAGCCACGGGGACAAGAGCCAGGCTGCTAAGATGTCCTGAAATCCACGAGACAATGGCAGAAAGCACTAATGGACGGGGTGATGGCGGCGCGTGGGGGGGGTAATGCCTTAAGAAGCGGTGGTGCACAGCCGACAGTTGTTGTCACGGCAGAGGGTAACAAAAACGAGTGTAAATTACTTGCTACTGTATGTCCCATTGGCATGAGGTTACATTCGCCAAAAGGGGTTGAAGAAAAAAGGGTGAGGCGAGGGAAATACGTTCACCTCGTTTGACTCCTGACTGGTGACAAGAGGAAAGATAAATAAAGATTACTCTAGGCTTCCTGACATCtatgaaaaagtaatttgaaaatgttcagtGACCAATTAATGAACCATAGCACGATGTTTAAGGACAATTCATGTTTCTCTCCcttttcactttattttcatcTTGTGGATGAATTCAATAATGATGCAGACAATTTAGTAGGCTGCTGTACATCATAAAAGAGTAAAATATCAGAGAAAATAAGTAACAGAGAAAATAAGCAACCGATGATCAAATGGAAAGCAACCCAACACTGACTAAAAACCTAGCAAATGGACTAAAGAGCAATCCATCGACCGAAGAGCGACCAGAGAGCAACCAGATGGACCGAATATCAACCGAAAAGCAACCGAGGATTAACTGAAGATCAGCTGAAGATCAACTGAAGCTCAACCAGCAATCAACCTAGGATCAACCAAATAGCTACAAAATAAACTGAAGATCGACCAAATCGACTGAACAGACCCAAGCTCAAACGACGAGCAACAGAAGATTGATCAAAGATGGTCCTGATCACCCAAAGATAAACCAAAGAACAACCAAAGGTCAACAAAATAAACTGAAGAGCTACCAAAACAACTGAAGGGCAACTAACTAAATAGCAACCCAATTTTAACTGAAGAGCGAACAAAGAGCTACCAAATCAACTGAATATCAGCCAAAAAGCAATCAAAGATCATCTGAAGATCAACCAAACATCAACCAAAGACCAACCAAAAAGCAACTGAAGAGAAAGCCAAAGATTGTCACTAGTTTTAACGGTTTACTACATCAACTGGACACCCACGACTGACGCTTTGTTAATAGTGTGTTTAGAAAAAACGTTTAGTGTTATAAAGAGCAGGAAGTTTGAGCTCCTAATTGAGGGAAGGAAATATAATTGAAGAGCATAGGATTTGGCAATAATTCAAAAATGTACGTATCCACAAAAATTTACGTATTCAACGTatccaacaaaaaaatccaatatcCAATATCCAACAAAGCTGTGAgccccaaaatgtaacaagGATGTGTTCAATGAACACAAACTATGACTAAACTATGAAATAAAGTGTTTCTAGCAGGTGCTAGAAAAAGCAATTAAATTGAGGTAGAATGTTTGATTAGAAGCGGAATCATTTCCAAATTAACTTCTGCTGATGGCCACAGCTGGTGCTGCCAACTCAGACCACTCATCTTCCTGTCCCCATCTGCTTTTGCTCCAAAACACAGGAGTGCATTTTAAGAGGTAAATCCACCCACATCAGTTCTAATGCAGCTTAATGCAATTGTAATGGCCTTCTACCATTTTCTCGGATTATTATCAAGTAACAAAATAATGTTAATTATCAGGCGGGTCCTGATTTCGATTCAGAAACAGGAACCTCTTTTCTCACGCATGCTGACCCAGATAAGacacattacatttttcattaaaCAGCACCACGAAGAAGAAGCGTCTGGTGATTGGAATATGAAGTGACCGCTGCTAAAGTCATTAGTCCCTCTAACACTTCATGTAAAGGTCAGCATTGTTCTGCCTTTTCCCCCAATGCCACTGCTATGTTGAGagggtccttggtttatgacGGAGCTCCGTTCCTACTGCGGCGAGTCGGCGACATAACCTGAATGTGTACGAAAGTTGTAACGtgccgtagtctatcactaacctatgctaacgcagTTGGAATTAgcgtaaatatttgtatgaaatacaattgaatacacttcaagGCCATAAATCTCaaacagtcaaatgaaaaacagtaagtacgacAGTAACAGAGTGTGCCTTATAGTGCCACGTCCCAATATACTGCTGCAATAAATAGTTCATTGTGCACTGTTCGTAACCTTGAAATTTCAGTCAATATGTGTAGGAAAAAAACTTCTAGGCCATGACAATAAAACAACTGAATGAAACACAATAAGTACGCTACTTGAACATGACTTCTTACAAcactgcgcaaactagttcattgcgtgCAGTTCGTAACCTCGAACCCTCGTAAACTGAGGTATA
This window contains:
- the LOC133411961 gene encoding uncharacterized protein LOC133411961 — translated: MTGLYGAIGGFSEPFSTRASLDMYTEGSQATGHQRFLQPNGTAGLCPCQRCARHGVPRYQAASCKQPDHPHLDGPRDTQPLWVKDAGGRVSRGSHYNPQRRPVFLGPLSQSSDLARFSPPWELKPAQWSHSPEPGTRHCPSFREQCDCVTTYNHTRANPFHFQIPHPLPHLRVNGQAYGYSRTMFYDAFVDEGEDGSACTPQNGNLDHPFPMVNGHCAPKPGPSKRRDTHYDSGGSNCNGHPHRGFFPTEVPQKHLNREKPKGIFIRSPVVISTEAPVSNQHQSQGSELGKQPRGQDSVRDQIRQVVTDLEDVLGGLKQVHVEMKEVIEQIDHLTANMGLGEEPQSVACGSSSNVHAAAHRGELAVSPPSSRKAAPIEWSRRSDEECIILRTNSPSPVHMASVVKTRCFTPPGHTKDHKHVNGHPPLPDHDYKADNLEFRSQNLNPEIVVGNSTTMHSRTQKPPRYPQNGRCGKDSHASSKAARTAEYAWRGRQNNSMV